ACACTGGCAACACACCGGGCTATCGGTGGAAGAACGCGTTCCTTCCCAATACCGTGTTGACCCCGGTCACCCCCGAGCAGATCACGGCCAATCCGGAAGCGGTGCTGCTCGACACGATGCCCGAGTCCTACACGCTGCTCGGCGTGCACGGCGACGGCACCATGGGTCCGCTCGGGTTCGGCAAGCTCCTCGTTCGCTCCGGCGAGTTCGATCGCTGCGTCTCGCGCAAGCTCTACGCGATGTTCATCGGCCGTGAGCTGAACCCGGCCTCCGAGAAGCGCTTCATCGACAAGCTCGCCAGGGAGTTCGTCGCACGCGACCGCAAGCTCCGGCCCTTCATCCGCTATCTCTTCGAACAACCCGAACTGCGGAGGGGCCTGTGATGAGCACGCTGCGTTCGATGCTGGGGGCCGTGGCGCTGACCTCGCTCGCGCTTTCCGCGTCTGCCTGCAAGGACAACAACGGCAACTGCGCGAGCAGGAACGACGAGATCCGGCTCGGGCTCGCGCCCGCGTGCGAGGGCTGCCACATCACCGGGAACAAGCCGTTCTTCGCCTCGCTCACCGCGTTCGAGAACGGGCTCGTGTACGACGAGCGGTACGTGAAGCCCGGTGATCCCGACAACAGCATGCTGATCCAGATGCTGGAGGGAACCGCGCCCGGAAGCTATCCGCAGATGCCGCCGGGTCAGCCCTACGGCGAGCTCGTCGCCAACGGCCGCGTCACGCTGTCCATCGAGAAGGTGAAGGCCTGGATTCGCGAGCTGCCTCCTCCTCCCGAGCGGCTGGAGGCTCCGGAGCCGGAAGCGTTCAACGTCCGCCGGCTCTCCGCCGAGGAGATGGTCGTGAGCTTGATGGAGCAGCTCGGGCTCACGCTCGAGGACTTCGTCAGCACCAGCGATCCCGACTGGCGCAACAAGGCGTACGTGGTGAATGGCGGCAAGCTCTTCCTGTGGCCCGGTGATTGGGCGCCCGGCATCTCGGGCGAGTACGTCTCCGACTCACGCAGCGTCGAGCGGTTCGATGCGCTCGGAGGCGGCAACTCGCTCTTGTACCGCAAGCGGGACGTGAGCTTCGGCCCCTCCGCCGCGCAGACGCTGGTCCAGATGTCGCAGGCCTGGTGCGCGCGTGCGGTGGACAAGAAGGGCAACACGGCGGTGTTGCGTCATGTGACGCTCACCGACACCTCCTCGAGCAACCCGGACGCGGTGCAGAAGAACCTGCGCACGCTCTACCTGCGCATGCTCGGACAGCCGCCTTCGGAAGCGGAAGCGAAGGCCCTGTACGAACAGGTCTATCTCCCGCTCGAGGCGCAGAATACGCGCCTCGCCTGGATCGGCGTCTGTGCGTCGCTCGTCCGTCACCCGCTGTGGATCACCTACTGAGCCGAGGACACCATGACGAACACCTCTCGACGCACGCTGCTCAAGTGGGCCCTCGGAGCAGGACAGTTCGCGCTCCTCGAACGCGCGGGTCTGCTCGGCTCGAGCGCCGCGCGCGCCGCGGACATCGACGTCCCCTCACGGCTCGCGGTCCTCTACATCCCGGGTGGCTACCGGCCGGCGTACTACTTCACGCCGATGGACGACGCGGACATTCCGCTCTGCGTGCCCGCGCCCTCCAAATACAGCGGCGAGCCCGTCTTCTTCGACGCGGGCGAGGTGGTGAACCTCGCGCCTCCGAACGGCTCCTACAAACCGCTCCGGACCTGGCAGTCGTGGAACCCCGCCAACCCCGCCGAGCGCGATGACTTCAGCCCGCTCATGTACGGCTTCTCGCACTTCGCGCTGCACGAGCAGTTGAGCGTGCTGCACGGTATCGACCAGGGCACCAACGACCATGCGAGCGCGTTCATCGCCTCGATGTGTGGCGTCGCCGGCGCGGACTACCGGGCGCCCGCCGTTCATTCGGTGATCGCCAACCACCTGTTCGAGAAGTACCGCGAGAGCAGACCACTGCCGTTCGTGGTCGTCACCGGTGAGCGTGGCACGCCGCTCGGGATGGGGCTGCCCTCACATGCCTCGCCCGTTCGCGTTCCGTCGATCGAAGCACTCAAGCCGCAGCTCTCCGCGAAGCCCGAGGACAATCCCTGGTGGACGGGGCTCGATGCACGCACCGAGGCCCCCGAACTGGATGCGCGCGGTCAGCCGACCGGAGGCACCCTGAAGACGACCACGGTGGAGCGCTTCTCGCTCGCGCGCGCCCAGCAACTCATGGGCCGCTCGACGGCGAAGGTGGACAACTACCTCGAGGGGCTGCATGGCTCGCTGTCGTCGGTCTCGCGCGTGCTCGCGACGGATGTGGTGTCCGTGCTGCAGAGCACCAAGGGCATCGATTTCCTGACGGCGAACCGTCCCGCGTACCTGGCGAACTACCTGAAGAACCAGTCGTTCACGTACTCGTTCGGCCCGGCGAACTTCCACCTCACCGGGCTCGACTCGCGGATGGATCTCGCGCTGCGCCTGCTCAAGTCGGACATCTGCACCTCGGTGCACGTCTCGTTGCAGCTCGATTTCGACACGCACAACGCCTCTGGCCACGGCTATAGCTGCGCGCACGGCCGCGGACTGATGGACTGTGTCGCGCGCTTCCTGGGCGAGCTCAAGGCCGCGCCCGCTCCCGGCAAGCCGGGCAAGACGCTGCTCGATGACACGCTCGTGCTGGTGATGAGCGAGTTCGGCCGGAGCTGGGCCTCGCGCGGACGCGACGGCACCTACTCCCTGCCGGATGATCACCACCCGTACACCTCGGTCTGCTTCGCGGGCGGAAACGTGGCGGCGAACCGGCAGGTGGGCTCGTACACCTCGCGCGGGCTCGGCGTTCCGGTGGACATCATCGAGGAGAATGGTCAGCCCTCGAGGCGCGTGCCCAGAGCCGCGGACGCCGTGACCACGGCGCTGCGAATCATGGGCATGAGCACGCACGACTTCTTCATCCCCGGCGGCTACGGGGAGGTGACGGGGATCCGGAGGGCGTAGGGGGTTTCTTCCGAGCTTGCCCGCCTGAGACGTCGGCGTGCCCGCGAGTTCCAGCAGGCGCTCCTCCAGAGTCTCGTGGCACTTGCACTGACCGGATGACCGGTTTATAAGTCCGGTCAATGAGTTCTGAGGCGCGAGAGGCCGTACTTTCGGCGGCGGGCGAGATCTTCGGTCGCTTTGGGTTCAAGAAAGCCTCTGTCGAGGACATCGCGCGCCTCGCGGGGATCGGCAAGGGAACGGTGTACCTTCACTTCGAGAGCAAAGAGGCGCTCTTCGAGGCCGTCCTTCGCCAGTCGTTGACCCAAGACGCCGCGGAGCTCCTCCGACTTGTCGATCGTGCTGAAACTCCAGAAGCGAAGCTCAAGGCTTTCTTCGAGGGCAAGGTCGCGCGGTCGCTCCAGGTTGCGAATTGGGGGCTCTTGTCCGCCGAGCACGCACTCGAGATGGCGAAGGCGGGCAAGCGCGTGGTGGACGAATTCCAGGCGCAAGACATCGACCTCGTGACAAGCATCTTGAAGGCGGGGCGTGATGCCGGGGCATTCCATGCGACGGACTTGAAGATGATTAGCCACGGGATCCTCGATCTCATCCAAGGATCCACCGGGAAGATATTGGCCGACGACGCCACCTACGACGCCAAGCGCCCCCTCGACGCAATCTTCGAACTCATTTTGCGCGGCCTCGCCGCACGTCCCACCTCGAGATGAAGCGCCCGGACTGAATGGCCATCCCCCTCGGGTTCAGCGCACTCGTGCGCCTTGGGCTGACCAGAAAACCAATCCGGTCATCCAGCCACTCCATGGTCCGGTGGACCGACCTCGCGGCCCGCGCGCCCAACACACACCTTCAACAGGAGAAGACGATGTCCAAGATCAAATTCATTGAGGCGAATGGGACCGAGCATGTCGTGGAGGCCAGGGAGGGGCAGTCGGTGATGCAATCGGCCATGGACAACCTCGTGCCCGGGATTGTCGCGGAGTGCGGCGGGTTCGCCAATTGCGCCACCTGCCACGTCTATGTCGACCAGGCCTGGAGCGCCAGGCTGCCTCCCCCCGAGGAGAGCGAGACGGCCATGATCGACTGCGCGTTCCACGTGCAGCCAAACAGCAGACTGTCCTGCCAGCTCAAGGTCACCCCCGCGCTGGCCGGGCTGGTCGTCCGGCTCCCCATCTCCCAGACCGGCGAGTGAATTCCCCCTGTTGAAGTCATGCGGTCCGCGGTCGTGACGAAAGGCAAGCCCATGAAGATCGTGGTCGATTGGAATCGCTGTGAAGCCAATGCTGTGTGCGTGCGCGCGGCACCGAAATCATTCCAACTGGACGACAAGGACCAGTTGCACGTGCTCACCGAGTCCGTGCCGCCCGAACTGCGCGCCCAGGTGGAGCAGGCCGTGCGCGACTGCCCGAAGCAGGCGCTGTCGCTCTCCCGGGACTGAGCTCGCGCCCACCCCGTCCCCCCGCTGAACTGAAAACCCACAGGAGGCTGTCCATGTCGCAAGAGCAGACGAAGTCCGAGGCGAAGTCCTGTCCCTTCAACCCGTATGCCCCCGGTTTCGACGTCAATCCGTACCCCGCGTTCAAGGAGCTGCGGACGCATGCGCCCATCTCCTACTGGGACCAGGGCCATGGCTGGATCGTCACCCGCTACGAGGATGTCGTCACCGCGCTGCGTGACAACAATCGCTTCTCACCCAACCCCGCCGATTGGGAGTTCGCCAGCACCCTGGGAAGGGCAGCGAGGTTTCCCGAGATGGAAGAGATCTCCAGCTCGAGCCTGCTGGTGCTGTCCGACGCGGACCATGCCCGGGTGCGCAGGCTCGTCAGCCCGGCGTTCACCCCCCGCGCCGTCGAGTGGCTGCGGCCGCAGATCCAGGCGATCGTGGATGAGCTGCTCGACGCCGCGGCGGCCAAGGGCACGGTCAACGTGGTGAATGACATCGCGGACCCCATTCCCGCGCGCGCCATGGGCTCCCTGCTGAAGATTCCCAAGGAGCGCGAGGTGCCCTTCCAGCGCTTCACCGAGGCGGTGATCAAGAGTCTCTCGCCCATCATGCTTCCTCCCGAGGAGGTGGAGGCGGTGCGCAAGGACATGCGCGAGGGCCTCGTGCTGCTGCGCGAGACGATCGAGGAGCGGCGCCGCGACCCCAAGGAAAACGACATCCTCACCACCCTCATCCAGACCGAGGAGCAGGGCGACAAGCTGAGCACCGCGGAACTGCTGTCGCTCGTGGGCGCGCTCATCGTGGGCGGCTTCGAGACCACGGTGCACCTCATCGGCTTCACCATGTCCAACATCCTGCGGCGGCCCGAGCTGTTCGCCCAGCTCAAGGCCGAGCCCGAGCTCATCAAGAACACCCTCGAGGAGGTGCTGCGCCACGACAACTTTGGCAAGCTGGGCCTCACCCGCTACTCGCGCGAGGACGTGGAACTGGGCGGCGTGAAGATCAAGAAGGGGCAGCGGTTGTTCCTCATGACCAACAGTGCGATGCATGACGAGGCCGCGTTCCCCGATCCCGAGACGTTCGACGTGCGCCGCAACACCACCGCGACCGTCTCCTTCGGCAACGGGATGCACTTCTGCCTCGGCGTCCACCTGGCGCGGCTCGAGGGGCGGATCACCGTGGGCACCTTGCTCGAGCGCTTCCCCGACATGAAGCTCGTCAAGCCGCCCGCGTTTGGTTCCCATCCGTCCCTCCGCAAGCTGGAGACGCTCGAGGTGCAATTGCTCGCCCGCTCCTGAGCGGACGGCATGCCAGGGCCCCTCTCAGCAAGATTTTCTTTGAAATCGCTGAATTCAGGGATCAGGATGCCGTTCATCCTGATTTTCTGAAATCTGGCCTTCGGGGGGGGGGATTGGTACCGTCTGGGAGAGTGTCGAGGCGGAGGTCGGTAAAATGCTGAATCCGGTAGCGCTCAAGGCGATGTTGACCTCTGCTGCGCTGACCGTGCTCCTCACGATGACTCTGCCCGAGCCCGTCACCAAGGTCATCGCGGTCGCGTTGACGGCGGCCATGGTGGCCTACCTCCGCATGATTCCGGTCTGGGAGATGGGTCGTGGATTCGTCCGGCTGTGGGACGAGGCGGGGAAGGCGACGAGCGTCAACGAGTTGCAGGACATCGGGCTCCGGTTCGGGCGGGTGTTGGGAACAAACGGCACGCGCGTCCTGGTGCTACTCGTCACGGCGGGCCTTGGCGGAAGGAGCGCGATGGCGACCCAGGGGCCCAAACTCCCCGGTTTCTCCCAGGCCGCGGTTCGCGCGCAGGCCGAGGGGGGATTCCAGCTTACGGGCGCTCTGAATGGTGGGGTGGGCTCAATCGCGCTGCCTGCCGAAGGGGTACTCAACGTCGCGCTCGCTCCTGGAGCGGTCGCAGCGATTGCGATGTACTCGCAGGGGATAGTGTCAGGCGACGCAGAGGGCCCGGTTCATCACATCTGCACGAACAAGAACATGGTCTCCGCTGCGTCCGGCGGTCCTTGGACGCCATTCTGTGAGAAGCTATTCGGCCGAGCAGGGATGACGCTGGACGACATTGCGAACCAAGTAAGACTGAAAGC
The sequence above is drawn from the Cystobacter ferrugineus genome and encodes:
- a CDS encoding DUF1501 domain-containing protein, whose translation is MTNTSRRTLLKWALGAGQFALLERAGLLGSSAARAADIDVPSRLAVLYIPGGYRPAYYFTPMDDADIPLCVPAPSKYSGEPVFFDAGEVVNLAPPNGSYKPLRTWQSWNPANPAERDDFSPLMYGFSHFALHEQLSVLHGIDQGTNDHASAFIASMCGVAGADYRAPAVHSVIANHLFEKYRESRPLPFVVVTGERGTPLGMGLPSHASPVRVPSIEALKPQLSAKPEDNPWWTGLDARTEAPELDARGQPTGGTLKTTTVERFSLARAQQLMGRSTAKVDNYLEGLHGSLSSVSRVLATDVVSVLQSTKGIDFLTANRPAYLANYLKNQSFTYSFGPANFHLTGLDSRMDLALRLLKSDICTSVHVSLQLDFDTHNASGHGYSCAHGRGLMDCVARFLGELKAAPAPGKPGKTLLDDTLVLVMSEFGRSWASRGRDGTYSLPDDHHPYTSVCFAGGNVAANRQVGSYTSRGLGVPVDIIEENGQPSRRVPRAADAVTTALRIMGMSTHDFFIPGGYGEVTGIRRA
- a CDS encoding TetR/AcrR family transcriptional regulator, whose protein sequence is MSSEAREAVLSAAGEIFGRFGFKKASVEDIARLAGIGKGTVYLHFESKEALFEAVLRQSLTQDAAELLRLVDRAETPEAKLKAFFEGKVARSLQVANWGLLSAEHALEMAKAGKRVVDEFQAQDIDLVTSILKAGRDAGAFHATDLKMISHGILDLIQGSTGKILADDATYDAKRPLDAIFELILRGLAARPTSR
- a CDS encoding 2Fe-2S iron-sulfur cluster-binding protein yields the protein MSKIKFIEANGTEHVVEAREGQSVMQSAMDNLVPGIVAECGGFANCATCHVYVDQAWSARLPPPEESETAMIDCAFHVQPNSRLSCQLKVTPALAGLVVRLPISQTGE
- a CDS encoding ferredoxin produces the protein MKIVVDWNRCEANAVCVRAAPKSFQLDDKDQLHVLTESVPPELRAQVEQAVRDCPKQALSLSRD
- a CDS encoding cytochrome P450; translation: MSQEQTKSEAKSCPFNPYAPGFDVNPYPAFKELRTHAPISYWDQGHGWIVTRYEDVVTALRDNNRFSPNPADWEFASTLGRAARFPEMEEISSSSLLVLSDADHARVRRLVSPAFTPRAVEWLRPQIQAIVDELLDAAAAKGTVNVVNDIADPIPARAMGSLLKIPKEREVPFQRFTEAVIKSLSPIMLPPEEVEAVRKDMREGLVLLRETIEERRRDPKENDILTTLIQTEEQGDKLSTAELLSLVGALIVGGFETTVHLIGFTMSNILRRPELFAQLKAEPELIKNTLEEVLRHDNFGKLGLTRYSREDVELGGVKIKKGQRLFLMTNSAMHDEAAFPDPETFDVRRNTTATVSFGNGMHFCLGVHLARLEGRITVGTLLERFPDMKLVKPPAFGSHPSLRKLETLEVQLLARS